One Flavobacterium sp. 90 DNA segment encodes these proteins:
- a CDS encoding TonB-dependent receptor has translation MKSKHCLKTTSLSFCMALLLSVFTMQSGFAQQQSQVVSGNVKSAEDGMGVPGATVAIEGTKTGTSTDFDGNFKLEAKEGSVIVISFMGFKPQRVTVGTQKTINVTLQTEAADLKEVVVIGYGSQKKTLVTNAVTQVSGDNLAKTNTTNALQALQGQAAGLQITSTSGQPGEALKVVIRGVGSVAGSSPLYVVDGILTGDISYLSNSDIESISVLKDAASAAIYGSQAANGVVLVTTKKGKRGTAGKITFDQYYGVQSVARKVDLLNATEYATILNEAAVNSGKNPYFTNSQIAGLGNGTNWMDKMFTDNAATKNFSFGASGGSDASVYSTSLAYLGQEGVVGGPDLSDYQRYNFRFNSEHKLYKDVVTIGQNLSFAYVDKNGIGVGNQYSNSLRSAFQVSPLLPMYDSNGNYFDTTNSTEPWLAGTANPYALMKYTNQNESNNQKLLGNVYLQIEPIKNLTFKTTLGLDYYVSEGHAYTPVYRLSIYANTAFDKVNQNMSKNKSITWDNLVSYKFNVASNHHVEAMLGTSFIKYDGTSVDVTNADSVFNDLEHAWIDNTTNKDGAKIAIKGKKEENRLMSYFGRLNYNFNEKYLLNATLRADGSSKFAPGNQWGYFPSVSGGWVASNEEFLRDSKVLNFLKLRASWGQVGNQSIRSFQYLSLIKSNNTNYTFGDTEGVLTPGAYPQNLSNTNVKWETSEQIDLGLDARFLNNALNVSFDVYQKTNKNWLVLAPILATAGADAPFINGGDVVNKGVELSLNYQNKIGDFNYSISANGAYNKNEVGKIPTIDGLIHGLSNELYDNAGEFYRAQNGQPLGYFWGYKTGGVFQNQAQIDNYKSANGVVLQPNAAPGDLIYVNTNGDDKIDGTDKTNIGNPNPDFTYGFSLSGSYKAFDFSLMANGVAGNQIVQSYRNQAGAYGNYTSAILDRWHGEGSSNTIPRVTEDNRNFTQFSDLYVQNGDFLRISTVTLGFDLAKMKQSKPFFASQFRVYFSVLNLYTFTKYNGMDPEIGFGSSNDDQKFSSGVDVGYYPRPRTFMLGLNVKL, from the coding sequence ATGAAAAGCAAACATTGTCTTAAAACAACATCGCTCTCGTTCTGCATGGCGCTGTTGCTTAGTGTATTTACGATGCAGTCCGGTTTTGCGCAACAGCAATCCCAGGTTGTAAGCGGAAACGTAAAATCAGCAGAAGACGGTATGGGAGTTCCGGGTGCTACAGTTGCTATTGAAGGAACTAAGACGGGAACATCAACAGATTTTGATGGAAATTTTAAGCTTGAAGCAAAAGAAGGCAGCGTAATTGTAATCAGTTTTATGGGATTTAAACCTCAGCGTGTAACCGTTGGAACTCAAAAAACGATTAATGTTACTTTACAAACAGAAGCAGCAGATCTTAAAGAGGTTGTCGTGATTGGGTACGGTTCTCAAAAGAAAACTCTTGTAACCAATGCTGTTACGCAGGTTAGTGGTGATAATCTTGCCAAAACCAATACTACAAATGCATTGCAGGCACTTCAGGGGCAAGCAGCTGGACTTCAAATTACTTCTACTTCAGGACAACCGGGAGAAGCTTTGAAGGTAGTTATTAGAGGTGTAGGTTCTGTAGCAGGAAGTAGTCCGCTATATGTAGTAGACGGAATACTTACGGGAGATATTTCTTATTTAAGCAATTCAGATATTGAATCTATTTCTGTTTTAAAAGATGCTGCATCAGCTGCTATTTATGGTTCTCAGGCTGCAAATGGAGTTGTTTTAGTAACAACAAAAAAAGGTAAAAGAGGAACTGCGGGAAAAATCACTTTCGATCAATATTACGGTGTACAATCTGTAGCGAGAAAAGTTGATTTATTGAATGCAACTGAATATGCAACAATATTAAATGAAGCAGCAGTAAACTCTGGTAAAAATCCATATTTTACAAATAGCCAAATTGCAGGACTAGGAAACGGAACAAACTGGATGGATAAAATGTTTACCGATAATGCTGCAACAAAAAACTTCTCATTTGGTGCTTCAGGTGGTTCAGATGCTTCAGTTTATTCTACATCATTGGCTTACTTAGGACAAGAAGGAGTTGTAGGAGGACCGGACCTTTCAGATTATCAACGTTATAATTTCAGATTCAATTCAGAACATAAATTATACAAAGATGTTGTTACAATTGGTCAAAATTTAAGCTTTGCTTATGTAGATAAAAACGGAATTGGTGTTGGAAATCAATACAGCAACTCTTTAAGAAGTGCTTTTCAGGTTTCGCCTTTATTACCAATGTACGATTCAAACGGAAATTATTTTGATACGACAAACAGCACGGAGCCTTGGTTAGCTGGTACAGCAAATCCTTACGCGTTAATGAAGTATACAAATCAAAATGAAAGTAATAATCAAAAATTATTAGGGAATGTTTATTTGCAAATTGAACCTATAAAAAACTTAACATTCAAGACTACTTTGGGTCTTGATTATTATGTATCCGAAGGACATGCATATACTCCTGTATACAGATTGTCAATTTATGCAAACACCGCTTTTGATAAAGTAAATCAAAACATGAGCAAAAATAAAAGTATTACATGGGATAACTTAGTGTCTTATAAATTTAATGTTGCTAGTAATCATCATGTTGAAGCTATGCTAGGTACCTCGTTTATTAAGTACGATGGAACATCTGTAGATGTTACAAATGCAGATTCTGTTTTTAATGATTTAGAACATGCATGGATTGATAATACAACGAACAAAGACGGAGCTAAAATTGCTATTAAAGGTAAAAAAGAAGAAAATAGACTGATGTCTTATTTTGGAAGATTAAACTACAACTTTAACGAAAAATACTTATTGAACGCAACACTTAGAGCGGATGGTTCATCAAAATTTGCTCCGGGAAATCAATGGGGTTATTTCCCTTCAGTATCTGGAGGTTGGGTAGCTTCAAATGAAGAATTTCTAAGAGATTCAAAAGTATTAAATTTCCTTAAATTAAGAGCAAGTTGGGGTCAGGTAGGTAATCAAAGTATTAGATCGTTTCAGTATTTGTCATTAATTAAATCAAATAATACAAATTATACTTTTGGTGATACAGAAGGTGTACTTACGCCTGGAGCTTATCCACAGAATTTATCAAATACAAATGTAAAATGGGAAACTTCAGAGCAAATTGACCTTGGTTTAGATGCAAGATTTTTAAACAATGCATTGAATGTAAGTTTTGATGTTTACCAAAAAACAAATAAAAACTGGTTAGTTCTTGCTCCAATTTTAGCTACTGCCGGTGCTGATGCTCCATTTATTAACGGTGGAGATGTTGTAAATAAAGGGGTTGAGTTAAGTTTAAATTACCAAAATAAAATTGGAGATTTTAATTACAGCATAAGTGCAAACGGTGCTTATAATAAAAACGAAGTAGGTAAAATACCAACAATCGATGGTCTTATTCACGGATTAAGTAATGAACTTTATGATAATGCCGGTGAATTTTACAGAGCACAAAACGGACAACCTTTAGGTTATTTCTGGGGATATAAAACAGGTGGTGTTTTTCAAAATCAAGCACAAATCGATAATTATAAATCAGCAAATGGTGTAGTATTACAACCTAATGCAGCTCCCGGAGATCTTATTTATGTAAATACTAATGGTGATGATAAAATAGATGGTACTGATAAAACGAATATTGGAAATCCAAATCCTGACTTTACTTATGGATTCTCTTTATCAGGTAGTTACAAAGCTTTTGATTTTTCATTAATGGCAAATGGTGTAGCAGGAAATCAAATTGTACAATCGTATAGAAACCAAGCAGGTGCTTACGGAAACTATACTTCTGCAATATTAGATCGCTGGCATGGAGAAGGTTCTTCAAACACAATTCCAAGAGTAACAGAAGACAATAGAAACTTCACACAATTTTCAGATTTGTATGTTCAGAATGGTGATTTCTTAAGAATTAGTACTGTAACATTAGGATTTGATTTAGCAAAAATGAAACAATCAAAACCATTTTTTGCAAGTCAGTTCAGAGTGTATTTCTCAGTATTAAACCTTTACACTTTTACGAAATATAACGGTATGGATCCTGAAATTGGATTTGGTTCTTCAAACGATGACCAAAAATTCTCATCAGGAGTTGATGTAGGTTACTATCCACGCCCAAGAACATTCATGTTAGGATTAAATGTTAAACTTTAA
- the xylA gene encoding xylose isomerase, whose product MSTTNQYFKNIDTIKFEGRESDNPLAFKWYDENRIVAGKTLKEHLRFSMAYWHTLCNTGGDPFGASTETFSWDKNENVILRAKDKMDAAFEFMTKLGLPYYCFHDVDVVDDAPTLAEFETRIQTMVEYAKQKQQESGIKLLWGTSNLFSNPRYMNGAATNPNFDVLAYAGAQAKIAIDATIALGGENYVFWGGREGYMSLLNTDMKRELDHLGRFLNTCKDYARKEGFKGNFLIEPKPMEPTKHQYDYDAATSLGFINKYGLQNDFKLNLEVNHATLAGHSFEHELQVAVDAGMLGSIDANRGDYQNGWDTDQFPINLQEVTQAMLVILEGGGIQGGGVNFDAKVRRNSIDLEDKFIAHISGMDVFARGLICADQILQNTDYKKLRTQRYSSFDAGNGAKFENGELSLEDLSKIARASGEPQPLSGRQELFEQIISNAY is encoded by the coding sequence ATGAGCACAACTAATCAATATTTTAAAAACATCGATACGATAAAATTCGAAGGAAGAGAAAGTGATAACCCACTAGCTTTTAAATGGTATGATGAAAATCGTATCGTTGCGGGAAAAACATTAAAAGAGCATTTGCGTTTTTCGATGGCGTACTGGCATACGTTATGTAACACAGGTGGAGATCCGTTTGGAGCTTCGACTGAAACATTTTCCTGGGATAAAAATGAGAATGTAATTCTAAGAGCAAAGGACAAAATGGATGCTGCTTTTGAATTCATGACAAAATTAGGTTTGCCTTATTATTGTTTTCATGATGTTGATGTTGTTGATGATGCGCCAACATTGGCAGAATTTGAAACTCGTATTCAAACAATGGTTGAATATGCAAAACAAAAACAACAAGAATCAGGTATTAAATTGTTGTGGGGAACTTCAAACTTGTTCAGCAATCCTCGCTATATGAACGGTGCTGCAACGAATCCAAACTTTGATGTTTTGGCTTATGCAGGAGCTCAGGCAAAAATCGCAATCGATGCAACTATTGCACTTGGAGGTGAAAATTATGTTTTCTGGGGAGGTCGTGAAGGATATATGAGTTTGTTGAACACAGACATGAAAAGAGAATTGGACCACTTGGGAAGATTCTTGAATACTTGTAAAGATTATGCTCGCAAAGAAGGTTTTAAAGGAAATTTCCTGATCGAACCAAAACCTATGGAACCTACAAAACATCAATATGATTATGATGCAGCGACTTCATTAGGATTCATCAATAAATACGGACTTCAAAATGATTTCAAATTGAATCTTGAAGTAAACCACGCAACTCTTGCAGGACATTCTTTTGAGCACGAATTGCAAGTTGCAGTTGATGCTGGAATGTTAGGAAGTATCGATGCAAACAGAGGAGATTATCAAAATGGTTGGGACACAGATCAGTTCCCAATAAATCTTCAGGAAGTTACACAAGCTATGTTAGTTATCCTTGAAGGTGGAGGAATTCAAGGCGGAGGTGTAAACTTTGACGCTAAAGTGAGAAGAAATTCAATCGATTTAGAAGATAAATTCATTGCACACATTTCAGGAATGGATGTTTTTGCAAGAGGATTAATCTGCGCAGATCAGATACTACAAAATACAGATTACAAAAAATTACGCACACAGCGTTACAGTTCATTTGATGCCGGAAACGGAGCAAAGTTCGAAAACGGAGAATTATCTCTTGAAGATCTTAGCAAAATTGCCCGCGCAAGTGGAGAACCTCAACCATTAAGTGGTAGACAAGAATTATTCGAACAGATTATTTCGAATGCATACTAA
- a CDS encoding RagB/SusD family nutrient uptake outer membrane protein translates to MKNTYLYIFCLTLLSLGSCSLETEPLVQQTDTNFYKTTDDAFSALVGCYDGLQVATGASGLGVPVISEVMSDDCFGGTGNSDGYNYAAIDEFDISRSPSDVDMLNGNWIAYYKALYRCNVFLSKMDQIDWKGDTALKNTYTSETRFIRAYLYFEMARLWGSVPLLTAPSSDNIPQAAPEEIYKVIAEDLVFASNNLPSVAYNATTSGRITKWAAKSLLGRVYLYYTGYYGKTDLAGVVTKAQALGHLEDVIASSGHGLVDDFSTLWPAASVDKYAGEGNKEIVFSVKYSYTSDYNGNTDGNHWMVMFGMREFSSYPYGRGWGVTVNSKLWKAYSATDTRRTASVIGIDEEKIKFDKINNQREYTGYYNKKYSPMVDKDGKDMPLVMGSQYWDIGQFQDYVVLRYADVLLMAAELGSGSAQTYFDNVRRRAYKDNFTALPVNADNILNERHLEFALEGIRYWDLLRQGVGKASTTIAETTTLLNGGVAATKTISAAKIQATKGLQQIPNTQITLSGGVLKQNAGW, encoded by the coding sequence ATGAAAAATACCTATCTATATATTTTCTGTTTGACACTATTGTCATTGGGTTCTTGTAGTTTAGAAACAGAACCATTGGTACAACAAACAGATACAAATTTTTATAAAACAACAGATGACGCCTTTTCAGCATTAGTAGGTTGTTATGATGGTTTGCAAGTTGCAACCGGAGCCAGTGGTTTGGGAGTTCCTGTAATTAGTGAAGTAATGTCTGACGATTGTTTTGGCGGAACCGGAAATTCTGATGGTTACAATTATGCTGCAATCGATGAATTTGATATTTCACGTTCACCTTCAGATGTTGATATGCTTAACGGTAACTGGATTGCTTATTACAAAGCGCTTTATCGTTGTAATGTTTTCTTATCGAAAATGGATCAGATTGACTGGAAAGGTGATACAGCTTTAAAGAATACATATACATCTGAAACGAGATTTATCAGAGCTTATTTATATTTTGAAATGGCACGTTTATGGGGAAGTGTTCCTTTGTTAACAGCTCCTTCTTCTGATAATATACCGCAAGCAGCTCCAGAAGAAATTTATAAAGTAATTGCCGAAGATTTAGTATTTGCATCAAACAATTTACCTTCAGTTGCTTATAATGCTACAACAAGCGGACGTATTACAAAATGGGCAGCAAAATCTTTACTTGGACGTGTTTATTTATATTATACAGGATACTACGGAAAAACTGATTTAGCAGGAGTAGTTACTAAAGCACAAGCTTTAGGACATCTTGAAGATGTTATTGCATCAAGTGGTCACGGTTTAGTAGATGATTTTTCTACTTTATGGCCAGCAGCTTCAGTTGATAAATATGCAGGAGAAGGCAATAAAGAAATCGTGTTCTCTGTGAAATATTCTTATACAAGTGATTATAACGGAAATACGGATGGAAACCACTGGATGGTAATGTTCGGGATGAGAGAATTTTCATCTTACCCTTACGGACGTGGTTGGGGAGTTACAGTAAACTCTAAATTATGGAAAGCCTACAGCGCAACAGATACAAGACGTACAGCAAGTGTAATTGGAATCGATGAAGAAAAAATAAAATTCGATAAAATCAATAATCAAAGAGAATACACAGGATATTACAATAAGAAATATTCGCCAATGGTTGACAAAGACGGTAAAGATATGCCACTAGTTATGGGAAGTCAATATTGGGATATAGGTCAATTTCAGGATTATGTTGTGTTAAGATATGCAGATGTTTTGTTAATGGCAGCTGAATTAGGAAGCGGAAGTGCGCAGACTTATTTTGATAATGTGAGAAGAAGAGCTTACAAAGATAATTTTACAGCTTTACCTGTAAATGCTGATAATATCTTAAACGAAAGACATCTGGAATTTGCTCTTGAAGGAATTAGATATTGGGATTTATTACGTCAGGGTGTTGGAAAAGCTTCTACTACAATTGCAGAAACTACAACATTATTAAATGGTGGAGTTGCCGCTACAAAAACAATTTCGGCAGCTAAAATCCAAGCTACAAAAGGACTACAACAAATTCCAAATACACAGATTACATTATCTGGAGGAGTTTTGAAACAAAATGCAGGTTGGTAA
- a CDS encoding FGGY family carbohydrate kinase gives MFFLGIDLGSSSVKLSVFDAEKGITIGAISVPDFEMPIVAPKFGWAEQDPESWWQFVKDGIKQLGSKSNIDLKKIAGIGIAYQMHGLVLTDENLNPVRSSIIWCDSRAASIGDEVYNKMGTVNCQQEILGSPGNFTASKLKWVKDNEPEIFAKAKYMMLPGDFIAAKLSKVAQISTSGLSEAALWNFPEGKLATKILSQMGLSSDIVPEIVSSFGVQATIHLEIAQELGLNPDAKITYRAGDQPNNALSLNVLKPGEIATTAGTSAVVYAVSDEDVYDKKNRINTFLHVNNTEAEKRNGVLLCINGSGILYQWLRKIMSVDRTDLIAYEKLNAEAAKVEAGSNGLRFYPFGNGVERIFNNKNATSGIQNLNFNIHQPSHLVRAACEGIVFAMNYGFDVMKEIGVSGNVVRAGNSNLFLSPVFREIFTNTTQTTLELYNTSGAEGAARGAAFGLGYYNSLEEAFQGLQCLDRIEPNKILTSQYQDLYQEWKSQIKIEQ, from the coding sequence ATGTTTTTTTTAGGAATTGATTTAGGAAGCTCTTCAGTAAAATTATCTGTATTTGATGCAGAGAAAGGGATAACTATTGGAGCAATTAGTGTTCCTGATTTTGAAATGCCAATTGTTGCCCCAAAATTTGGTTGGGCAGAACAAGATCCGGAATCCTGGTGGCAATTTGTAAAAGACGGAATCAAACAATTGGGTTCAAAATCTAATATTGATCTAAAGAAAATTGCAGGAATTGGAATTGCCTATCAAATGCATGGTTTGGTTTTGACCGATGAAAATTTAAATCCCGTTCGCTCTTCAATCATTTGGTGTGACAGTCGCGCTGCAAGTATTGGAGATGAAGTTTATAACAAAATGGGAACTGTAAATTGTCAGCAGGAAATTTTAGGAAGTCCCGGAAACTTTACCGCTTCAAAATTAAAATGGGTAAAAGACAATGAGCCTGAAATTTTCGCGAAAGCAAAATACATGATGCTTCCGGGAGATTTTATTGCAGCCAAATTATCAAAAGTAGCACAAATAAGCACTTCAGGTTTATCAGAAGCTGCTTTATGGAATTTCCCAGAAGGAAAACTGGCAACGAAAATCCTTTCTCAAATGGGATTATCATCGGATATCGTTCCGGAAATCGTTTCAAGTTTTGGAGTTCAAGCTACAATTCACTTAGAAATAGCACAAGAATTAGGATTAAATCCTGATGCAAAAATAACCTACAGAGCAGGAGATCAACCTAACAATGCTTTGTCATTGAATGTTTTGAAACCTGGGGAAATCGCTACAACAGCCGGAACTTCGGCAGTAGTTTATGCCGTAAGCGATGAAGATGTTTACGATAAAAAAAACAGAATCAATACTTTTTTACACGTCAATAATACCGAAGCCGAAAAACGTAACGGTGTTTTGTTGTGTATTAACGGTTCCGGAATTTTATACCAATGGTTACGTAAAATCATGTCTGTTGACAGAACTGATTTAATCGCCTACGAAAAACTAAATGCCGAAGCTGCAAAAGTTGAAGCAGGAAGTAACGGACTTCGTTTTTATCCTTTCGGAAATGGTGTAGAACGTATTTTCAATAATAAAAATGCAACTTCAGGAATTCAGAATTTAAACTTCAATATTCATCAACCGTCACATTTAGTGCGCGCTGCCTGCGAAGGAATTGTGTTTGCCATGAACTACGGTTTTGATGTTATGAAAGAAATTGGAGTTTCCGGAAACGTAGTGAGAGCAGGAAATTCAAACTTGTTTTTGAGTCCGGTTTTTAGAGAAATCTTCACGAATACTACACAAACTACTTTAGAATTATACAATACTTCAGGAGCAGAAGGTGCTGCAAGAGGCGCTGCTTTTGGTTTAGGATATTACAATTCGCTGGAAGAAGCTTTTCAGGGATTGCAATGTCTGGATAGAATTGAACCTAATAAAATCCTGACAAGTCAATATCAGGATTTATATCAAGAATGGAAAAGTCAAATTAAAATAGAACAATAA